A portion of the Limanda limanda chromosome 3, fLimLim1.1, whole genome shotgun sequence genome contains these proteins:
- the gjd6 gene encoding gap junction protein delta 6, with product MTEWTLLKRLLDAVHQHSTMIGRLWLTVMVIFRLLIVAVATEDVYTDEQEMFVCNTIQPGCSTVCYDAFAPISQPRFWVFHIISVSTPSLCFIIYTWHNLSKRPLNTTLRLGQGTGDNPGQGRPDVWRDSGLEAYDRSCDSDSCSVRSHKHLGHSLADVLEGIPTQNLQRGDPKIIVTLSQARACPFRAGNAVGHVVAGGVLSKCYIFHVCLRAILEVGFVVAQWKLFGFQVPVHFLCTSAPCSQPVDCYVSRPTEKTIFLCFMFCVGVFCILLNLLELNHLGWKKIRQVLKMRERTNWGGCQGMRGGYETFPPDCPSLTSSLGFRDVTSTTSLPTLDLVVEHQPDWTCALNCSSIREPEEVRETKLEQPKRQDSHKGERQPLKSIRESRESKQRSAQVWI from the coding sequence ATGACGGAGTGGACCCTGCTCAAACGTCTCCTGGATGCTGTCCACCAGCACTCCACCATGATTGGTCGTTTGTGGCTCACCGTTATGGTCATCTTCAGGCTCCTCATTGTGGCTGTGGCAACTGAGGACGTGTACACCGATGAGCAGGAGATGTTTGTGTGCAACACCATTCAGCCAGGATGCTCCACTGTTTGCTATGACGCGTTTGCGCCCATCTCGCAACCTCGTTTCTGGGTGTTTCACATTATCAGCGTCTCTACGCCATCCCTCTGCTTCATCATCTACACATGGCACAACCTGTCCAAGCGGCCCCTCAACACCACCCTGAGGTTGGGGCAGGGGACAGGGGATAACCCAGGGCAGGGACGCCCAGATGTATGGCGAGACAGCGGACTGGAGGCATATGATCGGAGCTGTGACTCAGATAGCTGCTCCGTTCGCTCCCATAAGCATTTAGGACACAGCCTGGCAGATGTGCTGGAGGGAATACCCACCCAGAACCTCCAGAGGGGAGACCCCAAGATCATAGTGACCTTAAGCCAGGCCCGAGCTTGCCCTTTTAGAGCGGGCAACGCAGTGGGTCATGTGGTCGCTGGAGGGGTTCTCTCCAAATGTTACATCTTCCATGTGTGTTTACGTGCTATTCTGGAGGTGGGCTTTGTCGTGGCCCAGTGGAAGCTGTTTGGCTTCCAGGTGCCTGTCCATTTCCTCTGCACCTCAGCCCCCTGCAGCCAGCCAGTGGACTGCTATGTCTCTAGACCCACAGAGAAGACCATCTTCTTGTGCTTCATGTTTTGTGTGGGAGTTTTCTGTATCCTTCTCAACCTGCTGGAGCTCAACCACCTGGGCTGGAAGAAGATCCGCCAGGTGTTAAAGATGAGGGAGAGGACCAACTGGGGAGGTTGCCAAGGTATGAGGGGGGGATATGAAACCTTTCCCCCTGACTGTCCCTCTCTCACATCCTCTTTAGGCTTCAGAGATGTGACCAGCACCACCTCTCTCCCCACGTTAGACCTGGTGGTGGAACACCAGCCGGACTGGACTTGTGCTTTGAACTGTAGCAGTATAAGGGAGCCCGAAGAGGTCAGAGAGACTAAATTGGAGCAGCCAAAGAGACAAGACTCCCATAAAGGAGAGAGGCAGCCTCTGAAGAGTATAAGGGAGAGCAGGGAGTCCAAGCAAAGGAGTGCTCAGGTCTGGATTTAG